One part of the Rutidosis leptorrhynchoides isolate AG116_Rl617_1_P2 chromosome 1, CSIRO_AGI_Rlap_v1, whole genome shotgun sequence genome encodes these proteins:
- the LOC139868416 gene encoding putative F-box protein At1g50870, producing the protein MSRYSNSELIIPDDIPIEIQVEIIKHLPIKSLIQCTLLSKLFNAIIKSPSFIIKHSVCYKQQHHLFVQYDVNMNGEYRQKYVLIIDNDNDNFPQNKLLTVPETIHQILEHSYVLTSSHGLLCLADCDEQSYCIWNLVIHRCIVIPIPDGLLWAVSLGVCPDSIELKLVKIKRFVNSVTSNSVNWEAEVYSFSSGVWRTIPSDKPRKSAVLTPDQVLINGIIYFQGFDNMNGRHRSLIITFDLKSEKFGEVCLPDNLTYSSGLLTPCKRMESFALLNRYSEGNQCVYDFWIMKHDVPNSYEKLFSFKAPNGSSDKLLGFRKNGDPILLRSTPSEGDIIEVYNSSSKQFNEVFRSGGSMEAVTVTVDSFMETLFLIDQPNTILINVDEDDHDDDDDYDDDDDDDYDDEDDDDEYDDDDEDDDDNDDDGDHAYDDGNDDNDDTALPSIDMFQDN; encoded by the exons ATGTCCAGATATTCAAACTCAGAATTAATAATACCTGATGACATACCGATTGAAATTCAAGTTGAAATCATAAAACATCTTCCGATTAAATCATTGATTCAATGCACATTGCTTTCAAAACTATTCAACGCCATCATCAAAAGCCCGTCGTTCATCATTAAACACAGTGTCTGCTACAAGCAGCAGCATCATCTATTTGTACAATACGATGTAAATATGAATGGTGAGTATCGACAAAAATACGTTTtgattattgataatgataatgataatttcccCCAAAACAAGTTACTTACTGTTCCTGAGACTATTCACCAAATTCTTGAGCATTCATATGTACTCACTTCCTCTCACGGGTTATTGTGTTTAGCTGATTGTGATGAACAGAGTTATTGTATATGGAATCTTGTAATTCACAGATGCATTGTTATACCGATTCCTGATGGGTTACTTTGGGCTGTTAGTTTAGGAGTTTGTCCTGACAGTATTGAACTTAAGCTAGTCAAAATTAAGAGATTTGTTAATAGTGTCACTTCTAATTCCGTTAATTGGGAAGCCGAGGTTTATAGTTTTAGCTCAGGGGTTTGGAGAACTATACCTAGCGATAAGCCTCGTAAATCAGCTGTCTTGACTCCGGATCAGGTGCTTATAAATGGGATCATTTATTTTCAAGGTTTTGATAATATGAATGGACGTCATAGAAGTTTGATTATTACATTTGATCTGAAAAGTGAAAAATTTGGAGAAGTATGCCTACCGGATAATTTAACTTATTCGTCCGGATTGTTGACCCCCTGCAAGCGAATGGAGTCTTTTGCTTTACTCAATAGATACAGTGAGGGAAATCAATGTGTTTATGATTTCTGGATAATGAAGCATGATGTTCCAAACTCTTATGAAAAGCTTTTTAGTTTTAAGGCACCAAATGGTTCAAGTGATAAATTACTTGGATTTAGAAAGAATGGAGATCCTATATTGTTAAGGTCAACACCATCCGAAGGAGACATAATCGAGGTTTACAATTCATCCTCAAAACAATTCAATGAGGTTTTTAGAAGCGGTGGTAGTATGGAGGCAGTCACCGTCACCGTGGACTCCTTCATGGAAACGTTATTTTTGATTGATCAGCCGAATACTATCCTCATCAATGTCGATgaagatgatcatgatgatgatgatgattatgatgatgacgatgacgacGACTACGAcgacgaagatgatgatgatgaatatgacgATGATGACGAAGATGATGATGACAACGATGATGATGGTGATCATGCTTATGATGACggaaatgatgataatgatgacacTGCACTGCCATCGATTGACATGTTCCAAG ATAATTGA
- the LOC139894863 gene encoding uncharacterized protein produces MDTVTQVDAEQMWNSMASTIRDVAKETLGVAVGTSRGHKSGRESWWISDEVQTKVALKQLRFRELITCRDGTSDERTRAEERYKEANREAKKVVARAKEKAYEDLYRKLDSKEGANDIFRIAKARERRRRDVDNIKFIKDEAGQTIVKEEEIRKRWEWYFSSLFVGEGPGSQEDPHDLGIGQFQNNNFCRRISQEEVRSALRKMGRNKAVGPDQISIEEWQSLGEDGVRWLTCLFNKTLRCYKMPTEWRLGEIIPIYKNKGDAQICGNYRGIKLLSHTMKL; encoded by the coding sequence ATGGATACTGTTACTCAAGTGGACGCAGAACAGATGTGGAATAGTATGGCATCAACTATTAGAGATGTTGCCAAGGAAACCTTAGGGGTGGCAGTAGGGACATCGAGAGGACATAAGTCTGGTAGAGAATCATGGTGGATTAGTGATGAGGTTCAAACCAAAGTTGCGCTTAAGCAActgaggtttagggagctcattacGTGCAGGGACGGGACAAGTGATGAGAGAACTAGGGCAGAAGAGAGGTATAAAGAAGCCAATAGAGAAGCTAAGAAGGTCGTTGCCCGTGCAAAAGAGAAAGCGTATGAAGACTTGTATAGGAAACTAGACTCTAAAGAAGGAGCAAATGATATTTTCAGGATTGCAAAAGCTAGGGAGCGTAGGAGGAGGGATGtagataacatcaagtttatcaaggATGAAGCCGGTCAAACCATAGTGAAGGAAGAagaaattaggaaaagatgggaatgGTATTTTTCATCTCTTTTCGTGGGTGAAGGACCCGGGAGCCAAGAGGACCCGCATGACTTGGGAATAGGACAATTCCAGAACAATAATTTCTGTAGGAGAATCAGTCAGGAAGAAGTAAGATCAGCATTACGAAAGATGGGTAGAAACAAAGCTGTAGGACCAGACCAGATTTCAATAGAGGAGTGGCAGAGCCTTGGCGAGGATGGTGTCAGGTGGTTGACATGTCTTTTCAATAAGACGCTTAGATGTTACAAAATGCCTACAGAATGGAGACTCGGCGAGATTATTCCCATATACAAAAATAAAGGGGATGCCCAAATCTGCggtaattatagaggcataaaattacttagtcatactatgaagctttag
- the LOC139894879 gene encoding uncharacterized protein, with the protein MVEVRVMEWWLYGWRMVRVKMVKWFHKEDKTSRKMVWRGEEAVDIGDYRLWFSGSRVARNGVGIFIGPLYKNNIVGVDRCSDRIISVRVVIQEETYMVICAYAPHAGLGDEEKSRFWESLDEVVRSCPIDHRLLIGGDLNGHIGTISDGYTGVHGGFGYRVRNEEGRSILEFAVAHDLVVANSFFRKTEAQLATFHSGGHSTQIDYLLLRKGDLRACKDCRALTTWTCSTQHRLLVMDLVLQRRVTRRVRPAQPRILWKNLNEGSSRNF; encoded by the exons ATGGTGGAGGTTAGGGTGATGGAGTGGTGGTTGTACGGTTGGCGAATGGTTAGGGTGAAGATGGTGAAATGGTTTCACAAAGAAGATAAAACAAGTAGGAAGATGGT aTGGAGGGGTGAAGAGGCGGTTGACATTGGCGACTACAGGTTGTGGTTTTCGGGTTCTAGAGTAGCTAGAAACGGGGTAGGGATTTTTATAGGACCCCTTTATAAGAATAATATTGTGGGTGTGGATAGGTGTAGCGATAGGATTATTTCGGTTAGGGTGGTTATTCAGGAGGAGACATACATGGTCATTTGCGCTTACGCACCTCATGCTGGTTTAGGAGATGAAGAAAAAAGTCGCTTTTGGGAATCGTTAGATGAAGTTGTGAGGAGTTGCCCCATTGACCATCGTTTGCTTATTGGGGGAGACCTTAATGGACATATAGGAACAATTTCGGACGGCTATACGGGTGTCCATGGGGGCTTTGGGTACAGAGTTCGAAATGAAGAAGGACGCTCTATTCTCGAATTCGCGGTTGCCCACGATTTGGTTGTTGCAAACTCTTTTTTTAGGAAGACGGAAGCACAGTTAGCAACTTTCCATAGTGGGGGACATAGTACCCAGATTGACTATTTGCTGCTTCGTAAAGGGGACCTTAGGGCTTGCAAAGACTGTAGAGCCCTGACTACCTGGACCTGTTCCACCCAGCACAGATTATTGGTCATGGACTTGGTTCTGCAAAGGCGGGTTACTAGGAGAGTGAGACCTGCCCAACCTAGGATCCTTTGGAAGAATCTGAATGAAGGGTCAAGCCGAAACTTTTAA